A region from the Aliarcobacter thereius LMG 24486 genome encodes:
- the secA gene encoding preprotein translocase subunit SecA, with protein MLNVFSKVFGTRNDRVVKNYKKRALNISNLEESFKKLSDDELKKEWEKLKSLVQNDEKSLDDILENAFAIIREASYRSLNMRPYDVQLIGAMVLNHGDIAEMKTGEGKTLVGAIAVCLNALSGLGVHVVTVNDYLAQRDAMELKPLFEFLGFKVGAIVDSIKDDEERRLQYSFDITYGTNSSFGFDFLRDNMVYDLNEKVQRGHNFVIVDEVDSILIDEARTPLIISGPTNNKNQNYVKANEIALKLERGTLTEAKSPAEKAITTGDFIVDEKNRAVSLTEAGHIRAEELFGVGNLYSIENAMLSHSLDQALKANYIFVKDVDYVVKDDQIIIVDEFTGRLSEGRRFSEGLHQALEAKEKVAIQDESQTLADTTYQNYFRMYKKLSGMTGTAQTEATEFAQIYNLDVVSIPTNVPIKRIDKSDLIYKTEREKFEAVCEKIKYYHEKGQPVLVGTASIEKSEKLHTILANKKIPHTVLNAKQHEKEGKIIADAGQKGAVTIATNMAGRGVDIKLTEEILALGGLAIIGTERHESRRIDNQLRGRSGRQGDVGESQFYLSLEDNLLRIFGSDKIRSIMERLGIKEGEFIESRMVTRAVENAQKKVESMHFESRKHLLEYDDVANEQRKVIYKFRNELLREDYDITSKITENREDYVNYILQEANIFENISSEDFDYDFLLANLKEDLHIILSKENIESEDYISLKSNMLEILNKVYNEKMSIADEKQRSEIERILYLQILDKAYREHLYAMDTLKTGIGLRGYNQKDPLVEYKKESYNMFVDLVSNIKIEIIKILFTIQLQSKEDAQKEKEAIERMKASMEKANSNQTTNLAQEAVRTSDKKIARNEPCPCGSGLKYKQCCGKSGPKRGLVVGN; from the coding sequence ATGCTAAATGTTTTTTCAAAAGTTTTTGGTACAAGAAATGATAGAGTTGTAAAAAACTATAAAAAAAGAGCTCTAAATATCTCTAACTTAGAAGAGTCTTTTAAAAAGCTAAGTGATGATGAGTTAAAAAAAGAGTGGGAAAAGTTAAAATCTCTTGTTCAAAACGATGAAAAATCTTTGGATGATATTTTAGAAAATGCTTTTGCCATTATTAGAGAAGCTAGTTATAGAAGCTTAAATATGAGACCATATGATGTACAGCTAATAGGTGCTATGGTTTTAAATCATGGTGATATTGCAGAGATGAAAACAGGAGAAGGAAAAACTCTTGTTGGAGCAATTGCAGTTTGTTTAAATGCACTTTCAGGTCTTGGAGTTCATGTTGTAACTGTAAATGATTATCTAGCACAAAGAGATGCTATGGAATTAAAACCACTATTTGAATTTTTAGGTTTCAAAGTTGGTGCGATTGTTGATAGTATAAAAGATGATGAAGAGAGAAGATTACAATACTCTTTCGATATAACTTATGGTACAAACAGCTCTTTTGGATTTGATTTTTTAAGAGACAATATGGTTTATGACTTAAATGAAAAAGTGCAAAGAGGTCATAATTTTGTAATTGTTGATGAAGTTGACTCAATTTTAATTGATGAAGCTAGAACTCCTTTAATTATTAGTGGTCCAACAAATAATAAAAACCAAAACTATGTAAAAGCAAATGAGATTGCTTTAAAACTTGAGAGAGGAACTCTAACAGAAGCTAAAAGTCCAGCTGAAAAAGCCATTACAACAGGTGATTTTATAGTAGATGAGAAAAACAGAGCTGTTAGTTTAACTGAAGCTGGTCACATAAGAGCAGAAGAGCTTTTTGGTGTTGGAAATTTATACTCTATTGAAAATGCTATGCTTTCTCACTCACTTGATCAAGCATTAAAAGCAAACTATATTTTTGTAAAAGATGTTGATTATGTTGTAAAAGATGATCAAATTATAATTGTTGATGAATTTACAGGAAGATTAAGTGAAGGTAGAAGATTTAGTGAAGGTCTTCATCAAGCTCTTGAAGCTAAAGAGAAAGTTGCTATTCAAGATGAGAGCCAAACTTTAGCAGATACAACTTATCAAAATTATTTTAGAATGTATAAAAAACTTTCAGGAATGACAGGAACAGCACAAACAGAAGCGACTGAATTTGCACAAATTTATAATCTTGATGTTGTTTCTATTCCTACAAATGTTCCAATTAAAAGAATTGATAAAAGCGATTTAATCTACAAAACTGAAAGAGAGAAATTTGAAGCAGTTTGTGAAAAGATAAAATATTATCATGAAAAAGGACAACCTGTTCTTGTGGGAACTGCAAGTATCGAAAAAAGTGAAAAGCTACATACTATTTTAGCTAATAAAAAGATCCCTCATACAGTTTTAAATGCAAAACAACACGAAAAAGAGGGAAAAATTATTGCTGATGCTGGACAAAAAGGTGCAGTTACAATTGCAACAAATATGGCAGGACGTGGAGTTGATATTAAACTTACAGAAGAAATTTTAGCTCTTGGTGGTTTAGCTATTATTGGAACTGAAAGACATGAAAGTAGAAGAATTGACAATCAGTTAAGAGGAAGAAGTGGAAGACAAGGAGATGTTGGAGAATCTCAATTCTATCTATCTTTAGAAGATAATCTTCTAAGAATTTTTGGAAGTGATAAAATTCGTTCTATTATGGAAAGACTTGGTATTAAAGAAGGTGAATTTATAGAATCAAGAATGGTTACAAGAGCTGTTGAAAATGCACAAAAGAAAGTTGAATCTATGCATTTTGAAAGTAGAAAACACCTTTTAGAATATGATGATGTTGCAAATGAACAAAGAAAAGTAATATACAAATTCAGAAATGAACTTTTAAGAGAAGATTATGATATTACAAGTAAAATCACTGAAAATAGAGAAGATTATGTAAACTATATTCTTCAAGAAGCAAATATATTTGAAAATATATCTTCAGAAGATTTTGATTATGATTTTTTACTTGCAAATTTAAAAGAAGACCTTCATATCATTTTAAGTAAAGAAAATATAGAAAGCGAAGATTATATATCTTTAAAATCAAATATGCTTGAAATTTTGAATAAAGTATATAATGAAAAAATGAGTATTGCAGATGAAAAGCAAAGAAGTGAAATAGAAAGAATCTTATATCTTCAAATTTTAGATAAAGCATATAGAGAGCATTTATATGCAATGGATACTTTAAAAACTGGAATTGGACTTAGAGGATACAACCAAAAAGATCCACTTGTTGAGTATAAAAAAGAGTCTTATAATATGTTTGTTGATTTAGTTTCAAACATAAAAATTGAAATAATTAAGATTTTATTTACTATTCAATTACAAAGCAAAGAAGATGCACAAAAAGAGAAAGAAGCAATTGAAAGAATGAAAGCTTCTATGGAAAAAGCAAATAGTAATCAAACTACAAATCTAGCACAAGAAGCAGTTAGAACAAGTGATAAAAAGATTGCTAGAAATGAACCTTGTCCTTGTGGAAGTGGTTTAAAATACAAACAATGTTGTGGGAAAAGTGGTCCTAAAAGAGGATTAGTAGTAGGAAACTAA
- a CDS encoding 2-oxoacid:acceptor oxidoreductase family protein — MSSNRTLMRFTGVGGQGVLLAGEIFAIAKINNGGFGLKTATYTSQVRGGPTVVDITLQDEEIIYPYANDGEIDFMLSVAQISFDLFKKGVKDGATIVVEPNLVRASDEDKKRWNIVEIPIITIAKEEVGNVITQSILALAIANYFTGETIPKEVLREAMLSKIPAKLHDMNNKAYDLGYKYAKEAKENNK; from the coding sequence ATGTCATCAAATAGAACTTTAATGAGATTTACAGGAGTTGGTGGACAAGGTGTACTTCTAGCTGGTGAAATTTTTGCTATTGCAAAAATAAACAATGGTGGTTTTGGTCTTAAAACAGCAACTTATACATCTCAAGTAAGAGGTGGTCCAACTGTTGTTGATATTACTTTACAAGATGAAGAGATTATTTATCCTTATGCAAATGATGGAGAGATAGATTTTATGCTATCTGTTGCTCAAATATCTTTTGATTTATTTAAAAAAGGTGTAAAAGATGGAGCAACAATAGTTGTAGAACCAAATCTTGTAAGAGCAAGTGATGAAGATAAAAAAAGATGGAATATAGTTGAAATTCCTATTATTACAATTGCAAAAGAAGAAGTTGGAAATGTTATTACTCAATCAATTCTGGCACTTGCAATTGCAAACTACTTTACAGGAGAAACTATTCCAAAAGAGGTTTTAAGAGAAGCAATGCTTTCAAAAATTCCTGCAAAACTTCACGATATGAATAATAAAGCTTATGATTTAGGTTATAAGTATGCTAAAGAAGCAAAAGAAAATAATAAGTAG
- a CDS encoding 2-oxoglutarate synthase subunit alpha, with product MSRELISTGNELAALAAIDSNCQFFGGYPITPSSEIMHVLSSKLPAIGGACMQMEDEIAGVCSALGAAMSGKRALTATSGPGISLKAENIGLGYIAEVPLVIINVMRGGPSTGLPTRVSQGDILQAKNPTHGDVKSITLMPGNLEECYTEVVRAFNLADRFMQPIFVLLDETIGHMAGKVSIPSLDEVKKIQITRKRFDGDKKDYLPYGVKDDEAAVLNPMFEGYRYHFTGLHHGPTGHPTEDAVVCDNLMKRLFKKVEAHTNELESNEEFMLDDAEIMIIAYGSVSLGAKEAIRRLRKEGVKIGMFRPKTLWPSPAKRLNELVNKFDKILVAELNMGQYLGEIERVSGKKEFTTLLKANGRPISPLEIIEKVKGM from the coding sequence ATGTCAAGAGAACTAATATCAACTGGAAATGAATTAGCAGCATTAGCTGCAATTGACTCAAATTGTCAATTTTTTGGAGGTTATCCTATAACTCCATCTAGTGAAATCATGCATGTATTATCATCAAAGCTACCTGCTATTGGTGGTGCTTGTATGCAAATGGAAGATGAAATTGCAGGAGTTTGTTCTGCTTTAGGTGCTGCTATGAGTGGGAAAAGAGCTTTGACAGCAACTTCAGGTCCTGGAATATCATTAAAAGCTGAAAATATTGGACTTGGTTATATTGCTGAAGTTCCTTTAGTTATTATAAATGTTATGAGAGGTGGTCCATCAACTGGTCTTCCTACAAGAGTTTCTCAAGGTGATATTTTACAAGCAAAGAATCCAACTCACGGAGATGTAAAATCTATTACTTTAATGCCTGGAAATTTAGAAGAGTGTTACACTGAAGTTGTTCGTGCTTTTAATTTAGCAGATAGATTTATGCAACCTATTTTTGTACTACTAGATGAAACTATTGGTCATATGGCTGGAAAAGTATCAATCCCTAGTTTAGATGAAGTGAAAAAGATTCAAATAACTAGAAAAAGATTTGATGGAGATAAAAAAGATTATCTTCCTTATGGTGTAAAAGATGATGAAGCTGCTGTTTTAAATCCTATGTTTGAAGGATATAGATATCACTTTACTGGTCTTCACCATGGACCAACAGGTCATCCAACGGAAGATGCTGTTGTTTGTGATAATTTAATGAAAAGACTATTCAAAAAAGTAGAAGCTCATACAAATGAATTAGAATCAAATGAAGAGTTTATGCTAGATGATGCCGAAATTATGATTATTGCTTATGGTTCAGTATCTTTAGGAGCAAAAGAGGCTATTAGAAGATTGAGAAAAGAAGGAGTTAAAATTGGTATGTTTAGACCAAAAACTCTTTGGCCAAGCCCTGCAAAAAGATTAAATGAACTTGTAAATAAATTTGACAAAATTTTAGTTGCAGAATTAAATATGGGTCAATATTTAGGTGAAATAGAAAGAGTAAGTGGGAAAAAAGAGTTTACAACGCTTTTAAAAGCAAATGGAAGACCAATCTCTCCACTTGAAATTATAGAAAAAGTAAAAGGAATGTAA
- a CDS encoding 2-oxoglutarate ferredoxin oxidoreductase subunit beta, whose translation MAFNYDNYLRTDKMPTLWCWGCGDGVILKSLVRAIDKLGWNMDDVCVVSGIGCSGRFSSYINCNTVHTTHGRTLAYATGIKMANPDKKVIVVGGDGDGLAIGGNHTIHAARRNIDLTYILINNFIYGLTNSQTSPTTPKGMWTATMERGNIDPSFDSCKLVEAAGASFVARETMIEPKKLERSLVKALEHKGFSYVEVFSNCHVNLGRKNKMASATANLEWIDSISIAKTKFEMLEENDKVGKFATGVLKQDENMIEYCEAYDKVKDAHKNKTMVEL comes from the coding sequence ATGGCTTTTAACTATGATAATTATTTAAGAACAGATAAAATGCCAACACTTTGGTGTTGGGGATGTGGTGATGGAGTTATATTAAAGTCTTTAGTAAGAGCTATTGATAAACTTGGTTGGAATATGGATGATGTTTGTGTTGTTTCTGGAATTGGTTGTTCTGGAAGATTCTCTTCATATATAAACTGTAATACTGTTCATACAACTCATGGAAGAACTTTAGCTTATGCAACTGGAATAAAAATGGCAAATCCAGATAAAAAAGTAATTGTTGTTGGTGGTGATGGTGATGGTCTTGCAATTGGTGGAAATCATACAATTCATGCAGCTAGAAGAAATATAGACTTAACATATATTTTAATAAATAACTTTATTTATGGTCTTACAAACTCTCAAACAAGCCCAACAACTCCAAAAGGAATGTGGACAGCAACGATGGAAAGAGGAAATATAGATCCTAGTTTTGATTCTTGTAAATTAGTTGAAGCAGCAGGAGCTAGTTTTGTGGCAAGAGAAACAATGATTGAGCCAAAAAAACTTGAAAGATCTTTAGTTAAAGCTCTTGAACACAAAGGTTTCTCATATGTTGAAGTGTTTTCAAACTGCCATGTAAACTTAGGTAGAAAAAATAAAATGGCAAGTGCAACTGCAAATTTAGAGTGGATTGACTCAATTTCTATTGCAAAAACAAAATTTGAAATGCTTGAAGAAAATGATAAAGTTGGAAAGTTTGCAACTGGTGTTTTAAAACAAGATGAAAATATGATTGAATACTGTGAAGCTTATGATAAAGTAAAAGATGCTCACAAAAATAAAACTATGGTTGAGTTATAA
- a CDS encoding tRNA1(Val) (adenine(37)-N6)-methyltransferase → MVLYQPIDGYCYNSDTHFLYDFICKNLEKFKNVKGELLDIGSGSGILGLLVAKKFEKLELNQAEIQKSFQFFSQKNSEINKISSNMFFGSFLEVDFRKEFDICVSNPPFYHSNVIKSENESLKIARYNSSMPLFDFIKKSSEILTKDGKLFFCYDAKQLDMIILYLKEFKLNIEAIQFVHPKKTSDASLIMIYARKNSKSLLKVMSPLVVFSKNSKFKKEIKNIYKDINTYSIKAKFE, encoded by the coding sequence TTGGTACTTTATCAGCCTATTGATGGATATTGTTATAATAGTGATACTCATTTCTTATATGACTTTATTTGTAAAAACTTAGAAAAATTTAAAAATGTAAAAGGTGAACTTCTTGATATTGGAAGTGGAAGTGGAATTCTTGGATTGTTAGTGGCAAAAAAGTTTGAAAAATTGGAACTAAACCAAGCTGAGATTCAAAAAAGCTTTCAGTTTTTTTCACAAAAAAACTCAGAAATAAATAAAATATCATCAAATATGTTTTTTGGCTCATTTTTAGAAGTAGATTTTAGAAAAGAGTTTGATATTTGTGTATCAAATCCACCTTTTTATCATTCAAATGTAATAAAAAGTGAAAATGAGAGTTTAAAAATAGCTAGATATAACTCATCAATGCCACTTTTTGATTTTATAAAAAAGAGTTCAGAAATTTTAACAAAAGATGGTAAACTATTTTTTTGTTATGATGCCAAACAACTAGATATGATAATTCTATATCTAAAAGAGTTTAAATTAAATATTGAAGCAATACAATTTGTTCATCCTAAAAAAACAAGTGATGCTAGTTTGATTATGATTTATGCAAGAAAGAATTCGAAATCTCTTTTAAAAGTTATGTCTCCATTGGTAGTTTTTTCAAAGAATTCAAAATTTAAAAAAGAGATAAAAAATATATATAAAGATATAAATACTTATAGTATAAAGGCAAAATTTGAGTGA
- the lolA gene encoding LolA-like outer membrane lipoprotein chaperone, producing MFYRTLIIMLFIINFSQASVNELKNLKTLQANFIQTIDSSNGTKIEYRGYLYIKNSGKILWSYKEPILKNVFVDGKIVIIDEPELEQAIYTNLENQVDILKLLNDAKHIKDNLYKTTIENIEYDIILNNKKIDKISYKDELENNIEIRLENTIYDEDINDNIFIFILPSNYDLIRK from the coding sequence ATGTTTTATAGAACTTTAATAATTATGCTATTTATCATAAACTTTTCACAAGCTTCTGTAAATGAGTTAAAAAACTTGAAAACTTTACAGGCAAATTTCATACAAACAATAGATTCTTCAAATGGAACAAAGATTGAATATAGAGGTTATTTATATATAAAAAATAGTGGTAAAATTTTATGGAGCTACAAAGAACCAATATTAAAAAATGTTTTTGTAGATGGAAAAATAGTAATAATTGATGAACCAGAACTCGAACAAGCTATCTATACAAACTTAGAAAATCAAGTTGATATTTTAAAATTATTAAATGATGCAAAACATATAAAAGATAATTTATATAAAACTACTATTGAAAATATAGAGTATGATATTATTTTAAATAATAAAAAAATAGATAAAATATCGTATAAAGATGAATTAGAAAATAATATTGAAATAAGATTAGAAAATACGATTTATGATGAAGATATAAATGATAATATCTTTATTTTTATTCTTCCAAGTAATTATGATTTAATAAGGAAATAG
- a CDS encoding YhdP family protein, whose protein sequence is MGIKIDSFSLFGIKISQFYIKLDKKLILRVDNIEYKYIQSEVEDSVEASKNDLTILPKVLRLFEEIDIKNLSINENNFKIFIKDGKIELENKFVSIDAKLSGNYNQIFLDIEELYLKDFKIKASGRAKLDYFNSEINYIGKIYYENLILSSNIGFKNNLMKFFISSETFDNLHFLKKSLNLPEIAETWIYDNIKGEMRLEGFYGEFDLNNYTLDLSSLEGHASIKNAEIEFQKDIEKIKSRELKIKFEDNSLKIDLEDAFFKNKELKNSFVKINQISDSERGEVLINIETKSALDKDIIKILSSYGVDIPLEQTKGKTEAKVFLTIPYSSDKAMQTKGEFIIEPSSIAIGNFVFDSKKAELFLNNSELNIKNANFIFQDMIEANGDMKFDLSTLKVNGNVDIKRVYLKSGNDSIIDLKNQKSKINMDFQNSTSISLDDLNIDISYDTKLNIYIKDLKKIYPHSNLLQANSIKDGEIYLIIYDENNITLYATVSGLELPIKRDGKIVNSLDIYGDIKNNIVNISTLDDSLKLKVDDTINIFLDKYEVTIVNSEEKKETELPKNLRVELNNSILDLFGTKIRLKEADVNFDEESNIYFNANARIPKKVPVVIKKDNKEIRYLDLTGSYINNKVKIETKNGDLKAKIDGNNYTLFTKDYEIYYTLPKDDNKAKKASSKWDIKLNLSGENTTVVLNNEHKLRASKYNANITENRKFIYIEDDETKFTYSENDKKYFDIYLSKASSKFVNNLSNKEAIDGGYLDFYANGTMKNLKGQLFIKDTKVKELSTINNILFFIQTSPALINPLFAIPAALNIDDIGHYEIEKGSIKLLYSDNMNVLYLNDINLIGNGMDLEGNAYVNLNNNNIYADLNLIFMKTYTNVVNVLPIVNYILLGEDRRVDSRIKVSGDIKDPKIESNLLGDSLSAPVNILKRTITAPIDIFNNFIKNSSEEN, encoded by the coding sequence ATGGGTATCAAAATAGACTCTTTCTCTTTATTTGGTATTAAAATTTCACAATTCTATATTAAACTAGATAAAAAGTTGATTTTGAGAGTTGACAATATTGAATATAAATATATACAAAGTGAAGTAGAAGATTCTGTTGAAGCATCAAAAAATGACTTAACAATACTTCCAAAAGTTTTAAGACTATTTGAAGAAATTGATATAAAAAACCTATCTATAAATGAAAATAATTTTAAAATATTTATAAAAGATGGAAAAATTGAATTAGAAAATAAATTTGTATCAATAGATGCAAAGTTAAGTGGAAACTATAATCAAATATTTTTAGATATAGAAGAGCTATATTTAAAAGATTTTAAAATAAAAGCTTCTGGACGAGCAAAGTTAGATTATTTTAATTCAGAGATAAATTATATTGGAAAAATATATTATGAGAATTTAATATTATCATCAAATATTGGTTTTAAAAACAACTTAATGAAATTTTTTATAAGTAGTGAAACATTTGACAATTTACACTTTTTAAAAAAGAGTCTAAACCTCCCTGAAATAGCTGAAACTTGGATATATGACAATATAAAAGGTGAGATGAGATTAGAAGGATTTTATGGAGAATTTGATCTTAATAATTATACTTTGGATTTAAGTTCACTAGAAGGTCATGCAAGTATTAAAAATGCAGAGATTGAGTTTCAAAAAGATATTGAAAAAATTAAATCAAGAGAGTTAAAAATAAAATTTGAAGATAACTCTTTAAAAATAGATTTAGAAGATGCATTCTTTAAAAATAAAGAGTTAAAAAATAGTTTTGTAAAAATTAATCAAATTTCAGATAGTGAAAGAGGAGAAGTTTTAATAAATATTGAGACTAAAAGTGCTTTAGACAAAGATATAATTAAAATTTTATCTTCATATGGAGTTGATATTCCACTTGAACAAACTAAAGGAAAAACAGAAGCTAAAGTTTTTTTAACAATTCCATATAGTAGTGATAAAGCAATGCAAACAAAAGGAGAGTTTATTATAGAACCTTCTTCAATAGCAATTGGTAATTTTGTATTTGATTCTAAAAAAGCAGAACTTTTTTTAAACAATAGTGAATTAAATATAAAAAATGCGAATTTTATTTTTCAAGATATGATTGAAGCAAATGGAGATATGAAATTTGATTTATCAACTTTAAAAGTAAATGGAAATGTAGATATAAAAAGAGTTTATTTAAAAAGTGGAAATGATTCAATAATAGATCTAAAAAATCAAAAAAGTAAGATAAATATGGATTTTCAAAATAGTACTTCTATCTCTTTAGATGATTTAAATATAGATATAAGTTATGATACAAAATTAAATATCTATATAAAAGATTTAAAGAAAATCTATCCACATTCAAATCTTTTACAGGCTAATTCTATAAAAGATGGAGAAATTTATCTAATTATTTATGATGAAAATAATATTACTCTATATGCAACAGTTAGTGGGCTTGAACTTCCTATAAAAAGAGATGGGAAAATAGTAAATTCACTAGATATATATGGAGATATTAAAAATAATATTGTGAATATATCAACTTTAGACGATAGTTTAAAATTAAAAGTAGATGATACAATAAATATATTTTTAGATAAATATGAAGTTACTATTGTAAATAGTGAAGAAAAAAAAGAGACAGAACTTCCTAAAAATCTTAGAGTTGAACTTAATAACTCTATTTTAGATCTTTTTGGAACAAAGATTAGATTAAAGGAAGCAGATGTAAATTTTGATGAAGAATCAAATATATACTTTAATGCAAATGCTAGAATTCCTAAAAAAGTACCAGTTGTAATAAAAAAAGATAATAAAGAGATTAGATATCTTGATTTAACTGGAAGTTATATAAATAATAAAGTAAAAATAGAGACAAAAAATGGCGATTTGAAGGCTAAAATTGATGGAAATAATTATACTTTATTTACAAAAGATTATGAGATTTATTATACTCTTCCAAAAGATGATAATAAAGCAAAAAAAGCATCAAGTAAGTGGGATATTAAATTAAATTTAAGTGGTGAAAATACAACTGTTGTATTAAATAATGAACATAAATTAAGAGCTTCAAAATATAATGCAAATATCACTGAAAATAGAAAGTTTATATATATAGAAGATGATGAAACAAAATTTACATATAGTGAAAATGATAAAAAATATTTTGACATTTATTTATCAAAAGCTAGTAGCAAATTTGTAAATAATTTATCAAATAAAGAGGCAATTGATGGTGGTTATTTAGATTTCTATGCAAATGGAACAATGAAAAATCTAAAAGGGCAACTATTTATAAAAGATACAAAAGTAAAAGAGTTATCAACAATAAACAATATATTATTTTTCATACAAACTTCTCCTGCTCTTATTAATCCTCTTTTTGCTATTCCAGCTGCTTTAAATATAGATGATATTGGTCATTATGAGATTGAAAAAGGAAGTATTAAACTTTTATATAGTGATAATATGAATGTTCTGTACTTAAATGATATAAACTTAATTGGAAATGGAATGGATCTTGAAGGAAATGCTTATGTAAATTTGAATAACAATAATATATATGCTGATTTAAATCTAATTTTTATGAAAACATATACAAATGTTGTAAATGTATTGCCAATTGTAAACTATATTTTATTAGGTGAAGATAGAAGAGTTGATAGTAGAATAAAAGTAAGTGGAGATATAAAAGATCCAAAAATAGAATCAAATCTTTTAGGAGATAGTTTAAGTGCTCCTGTGAATATATTAAAAAGAACTATAACAGCACCTATTGATATCTTTAATAACTTTATAAAAAATAGTAGTGAAGAGAATTAA
- a CDS encoding ABC transporter permease gives MNKKLINFIVRKYLKFDKKNPFISISAILAFFGVAIGVMVLILSMAIMNGTSKEFEKKLFTMNYPLTIYGKTSNAVDKNLLISLQKEFKDLKFSPFISTQAIVQSSDNISGGVVFGVDANLEKEINPIYKDALKDLNPNKYDLITGIGIKDKLYLFEDSKVTMYFTELNAAGFSMMPKMKRFEYISSFSSGLSAYDKAYMYTSIEALQTLLNKDKNIYDGIHIYSNDAFKDIEKIKNFLGHFSDAGVVGWWQQNGNFFAAMKMEKTALFIVLMLIILVASLNIISSLLMTVMSRRKEIALLLSMGASSKEIKSIFLRVGISIGFGGIILGIILGFIGYFLLNTFDIVSLPADVYGSAKLPLDLAMSDFISIIVGAIIIVFLSSYYPAKKATNIDVIDVLRNE, from the coding sequence TTGAATAAAAAACTTATAAACTTTATTGTAAGAAAATATCTTAAATTTGATAAAAAAAATCCATTTATATCAATAAGTGCTATTTTGGCATTTTTTGGTGTTGCTATTGGTGTTATGGTACTTATTTTATCAATGGCAATTATGAATGGAACATCAAAAGAGTTTGAAAAAAAACTTTTTACAATGAATTATCCACTTACAATTTATGGTAAAACCTCAAATGCTGTTGATAAAAATCTATTAATATCTTTACAAAAAGAGTTTAAAGATTTAAAGTTTTCACCATTTATTTCAACACAAGCTATCGTTCAAAGTAGTGATAATATAAGCGGTGGAGTTGTTTTTGGAGTTGATGCAAATTTAGAAAAGGAGATTAATCCTATTTATAAAGATGCATTAAAAGATTTGAATCCCAATAAATATGATTTAATCACAGGTATTGGAATAAAAGATAAGTTATATCTATTTGAAGATAGTAAAGTCACTATGTATTTTACAGAATTAAACGCAGCTGGTTTTTCAATGATGCCAAAAATGAAAAGATTTGAATATATTAGCTCTTTTAGTTCAGGATTAAGTGCTTATGATAAAGCTTATATGTACACATCAATTGAAGCTTTACAAACACTATTAAACAAAGATAAAAATATTTATGATGGTATTCATATTTATTCAAATGATGCTTTTAAAGATATAGAAAAAATAAAGAATTTTTTAGGACATTTTAGTGATGCGGGAGTTGTTGGTTGGTGGCAACAAAATGGTAATTTCTTTGCAGCAATGAAAATGGAAAAAACAGCACTTTTTATAGTTTTAATGCTAATTATACTTGTAGCTTCACTAAATATTATATCTTCTTTATTAATGACTGTTATGAGCAGAAGAAAAGAGATAGCATTACTTTTATCAATGGGTGCTAGTTCTAAAGAGATTAAATCTATTTTCTTAAGAGTTGGAATTTCTATTGGTTTTGGTGGTATTATTTTAGGTATTATTTTGGGATTTATTGGTTATTTCTTACTTAATACTTTTGATATAGTTTCTCTTCCAGCTGATGTTTATGGAAGTGCAAAACTACCTTTGGATTTAGCTATGAGTGATTTTATTTCAATTATTGTTGGAGCTATTATAATAGTATTTTTATCTTCATATTATCCAGCAAAAAAAGCTACAAATATTGATGTTATTGATGTATTAAGAAATGAGTAA
- a CDS encoding 4Fe-4S dicluster domain-containing protein — MSSIEAPLNTPVWVDESRCKACDRCVAVCPAGVLSMRQEIHSTLGAMATVVHPEACIGCNDCELSCPDFAIFVADKKEYKFSKLTPESKERQEKIIKNSYKLLDEDKKV; from the coding sequence ATGTCAAGTATAGAAGCTCCTTTAAATACCCCTGTATGGGTTGATGAAAGTAGATGTAAAGCTTGTGATAGATGTGTTGCTGTTTGTCCAGCTGGTGTTTTATCTATGAGACAAGAGATACATTCAACACTTGGTGCAATGGCAACAGTTGTACACCCAGAAGCTTGTATTGGTTGTAATGATTGTGAACTTTCATGTCCTGATTTTGCTATTTTTGTTGCTGATAAAAAAGAGTATAAATTTTCTAAATTAACGCCTGAATCAAAAGAAAGACAAGAAAAAATTATAAAAAATTCTTATAAACTATTAGATGAAGATAAAAAGGTTTAA